The DNA region GCCTCGGCCATCCTCGAGGCGGTCGGGGACCGCCGGGTCGTGGCGGTGGTCCTGACCCACGGGCATAACGACCACGTCAACGCGGCCGTCGAGGTGGCGGCCGCCAAGGACGCCGAGATCGCGCTCCACCCGGCCGACGTCATGCTCTGGGCGATGGAGTACGACGACCTGGAGCCGGACGTCGAGCTGGCCGACGGCAGGTCGTTCGACGTGGCCGGCACCAGACTCGTCGTCCGGCACACGCCGGGCCACTCGCCGGGCGCGGTCTGCCTCCACGCACCGGACCTCGGGGTGGTGTTCAGCGGCGACACGCTGTTCCAGGGCGGACCGGGTGCGACCGGTCGGTCGCACAGCGACTTCCCGACCATCATCG from Actinomycetes bacterium includes:
- a CDS encoding MBL fold metallo-hydrolase, whose product is MPARVEKVVTSGTFALDGGEWDVDNNVWLVGDDEEVLVVDAAHDASAILEAVGDRRVVAVVLTHGHNDHVNAAVEVAAAKDAEIALHPADVMLWAMEYDDLEPDVELADGRSFDVAGTRLVVRHTPGHSPGAVCLHAPDLGVVFSGDTLFQGGPGATGRSHSDFPTIIESIRESLLTLPSSTVVHTGHGADTTIGAEAPHLAEWVARGH